In the genome of Triticum urartu cultivar G1812 chromosome 5, Tu2.1, whole genome shotgun sequence, one region contains:
- the LOC125510872 gene encoding YTH domain-containing protein ECT3-like — MAPAVAHAADHAADLLHKLSLDPKGVAGQGKEAQKKVSAAPNGRMNGVVASPNPQVASAGQWPAMGLQDYKNANMYGAGADAYQYYYGGWGDYSVYVGLDGAESLNPGAYGDMYCYPQYGVASSGYDTQMYGSQHYQYPSTYLQPQTTGTTKPAFKPNAGKSDLLPQKDASAAPAAYQKPGLVDASKANSNSTDSSTGLKKTTYPVKPSGRSASYQNHGDKAAYPSYGGHTQQKLSVGNSTSTASNPKTKGLLGQNSALGPQTPEYMSSMYSSVMYNANAYGPDYWYGSHLYGSGMYGGWNVLSDGKYKPRPKTYGSYRFGNENIDGLNELKRGPRSTVIKNEQGAGEAAVAPAKGQELPTGDASNAVVQDQYNKADFVETYSDAKFFVIKSYSEDDVHKSIKYNVWASTPSGNKRLDAAYQAAKDKSSNSPVFLLFSVNTSGQFIGLAEMVGQVDFNKTVEYWQQDKWTGCFPVKWHIVKDIPNTLLKHIILEYNENKPVTNSRDTQEVRLEQGLQVLKIFKDHVCKTSMLDDFGFYDNREKIMQEKKSKRQQPLEKIMNKKPLSVNNTENQEVDGKQGIMNKKPLSTSNTENQDVDAKQGLQELKVHGEKNPVVENSVAAGAVNGVAPTDASPAAVAVGC; from the exons atggcccCCGCCGTCGCTCACGCCGCCGACC ACGCCGCGGATTTGCTGCACAAGCTGTCGCTGGATCCCAAGGGCGTGGCCGGCCAGGGCAAAGAGGCGCAGAAGAAG GTCTCGGCAGCACCCAATGGCAGGATGAACGGCGTGGTGGCGTCTCCAAACCCGCAGGTGGCGTCGGCGGGGCAGTGGCCAGCCATGGGGCTGCAGGACTACAAGAATGCCAACATGTATGGTGCTGGCGCTGACGCCTACCAGTATTACTATGGAG GCTGGGGGGATTATTCAGTGTATGTGGGCCTCGACGGAGCAGAGTCACTTAACCCT GGTGCTTATGGGGACATGTATTGCTATCCTCAGTATGGTGTTGCTTCGTCTGGGTATGACACGCAGATGTACGGATCTCAGCATTACCAGTACCCGTCCACGTATCTCCAGCCACAGACTACTGGCACCACTAAGCCAGCATTCAAGCCTAATGCTGGCAAATCAGATCTTTTACCGCAGAAGGATGCTTCTGCTGCACCTGCTGCTTATCAGAAGCCTGGATTGGTGGATGCTTCCAAAGCCAATTCAAACAGCACTGATAGTTCAACAGGTCTGAAGAAAACCACATACCCGGTGAAACCAAGTGGGCGTTCAGCTAGTTATCAGAACCATGGTGATAAAGCTGCTTATCCATCGTATGGTGGTCATACTCAGCAGAAACTCTCTGTTGGAAATTCTACATCAACTGCTTCTAATCCTAAAACCAAG GGATTGCTTGGGCAAAACTCAGCACTGGGGCCACAGACACCTGAGTACATGAGTTCCATGTACTCTAGTGTCATGTACAATGCAAATGCATATGGACCTGACTATTGGTATGGATCTCACCTCTATGGCTCTGGTATGTATGGTGGGTGGAATGTACTGTCAGATGGAAAGTACAAGCCCAGACCAAAAACCTATGGATCATACCGTTTCGGTAATGAGAACATAGATGGCTTGAATGAGCTGAAGAGAGGGCCAAGAAGCACTGTCATTAAAAATGAACAGGGTGCTGGAGAAGCTGCTGTTGCACCTGCAAAAGGACAGGAGCTTCCTACTGGCGATGCCTCAAATGCAGTTGTGCAGGATCAGTACAATAAGGCTGACTTTGTTGAAACTTACTCAGATGCCAAGTTCTTCGTTATAAAATCATACAGTGAGGATGATGTTCACAAGAGCATCAAGTACAATGTTTGGGCAAGCACCCCCAGTGGAAATAAAAGGCTTGATGCTGCTTATCAAGCTGCTAAAGACAAATCAAGCAATTCACCTGTATTTCTGTTGTTCTCT GTCAACACCAGCGGTCAGTTCATTGGACTTGCCGAGATGGTTGGTCAGGTTGATTTTAACAAGACAGTTGAATACTGGCAGCAAGACAAGTGGACTGGCTGCTTCCCCGTCAAGTGGCACATTGTAAAGGACATTCCCAACACTCTATTGAAGCACATTATTCTTGAGTATAACGAAAACAAACCAGTGACAAACAGCAGAGATACCCAGGAG GTTAGGCTTGAGCAAGGCCTTCAGGTGCTAAAGATTTTCAAGGATCATGTCTGCAAGACATCCATGTTGGATGACTTTGGCTTTTATGATAACCGTGAGAAgataatgcaagagaagaaatcCAAGCGACAGCAGCCACTGGAGAAG ATCATGAACAAAAAGCCGCTTTCTGTCAACAACACTGAAAACCAAGAAGTCGATGGGAAGCAGGGGATCATGAACAAAAAGCCGCTTTCTACCAGCAACACTGAAAATCAAGATGTTGATGCAAAGCAGGGGCTGCAGGAACTCAAGGTCCATGGAGAGAAAAACCCTGTGGTGGAAAACAGTGTGGCGGCAGGGGCTGTAAATGGTGTTGCCCCAACAGACGCAAGCCCGGCAGCGGTCGCAGTTGGCTGTTGA
- the LOC125510874 gene encoding YTH domain-containing protein ECT1-like: MAAAAAAAADQATNLLQKLSLDAKTEAIDAPAAKEKASGGLGGKLNGVAATRNPRASEQWANPQDYSDASMYYGAYPAAYYCAGWGDYSMYLNQDGVETPTAGAYGDMYCYPQYGHDGQMYGSQQYQYPSSYHQPQNTASKPQYKSKTDKLAPSKDISSTVADPLHAVASAPKATANSVDEVKGLKKTSTPLNPSGNNGSYLNQSSRPAYPWYGGQIYQGKQQKPSSGNPTSTDSNPKSKVQSKNQNTQPLPPLMSLPNSPVASMYAANGMYNSNAYGGFWYGSQFYGPGMYGGWNNLSDGKYKPRGRTAYGSYGFPNENLDGLNELKRGPRSGLYNNQQGFGPAAVTAVKAQDVSATDGSNAVVQDQYNGSDLADTYENAKFFIIKSYSEDDVHKSIKYNVWASTPNGNKKLDSAYLEAKSVNSPVFLLFSVNTSGQFVGLAEMVGQVDFDKTVEHWQQDKWTGCFPVKWHIVKDIPNNLLKHIILEYNENKPVTNSRDTQEVKLEQGLQVLKIFKDHVSKTSILDDFSFYDNREKIMQERKSQRQQQLKKITSPKLLPTVDNTENDSGNAQESQKPEVTGENKSVVEDNVEAAAVSGVAPKDANPTAASLAVANGC; this comes from the exons ATGGCAGCcgcagccgcagccgccgccgacC AGGCTACGAATTTGCTGCAGAAGCTATCCCTTGATGCCAAGACTGAAGCCATCGACGCCCCGGCGGCGAAGGAGAAG GCATCCGGAGGGCTGGGCGGCAAGCTGAATGGTGTGGCGGCCACACGGAACCCACGGGCGTCCGAGCAGTGGGCAAATCCACAGGATTACAGCGATGCAAGCATGTATTATGGCGCCTACCCTGCTGCTTACTATTGCGCAG GTTGGGGTGATTATTCCATGTACTTGAATCAGGATGGAGTGGAAACACCTACCGCT GGTGCCTATGGTGACATGTACTGCTATCCTCAATATGGGCATGATGGTCAGATGTATGGGTCACAGCAATATCAGTACCCATCATCATACCACCAGCCCCAGAATACTGCCAGTAAGCCACAATACAAGTCTAAAACTGACAAGCTAGCCCCATCAAAGGATATTTCCTCTACTGTTGCTGATCCGCTGCATGCCGTAGCCAGTGCTCCCAAAGCCACTGCAAACAGTGTTGATGAGGTAAAAGGTCTGAAGAAGACATCCACACCACTGAACCCAAGTGGGAACAATGGTAGTTACCTGAACCAAAGTAGCAGACCAGCTTATCCATGGTACGGTGGCCAAATCTACCAGGGAAAACAGCAGAAGCCTTCTAGTGGCAATCCTACTTCAACTGATTCAAATCCTAAAAGCAAGGTTCAGTCGAAGAATCAGAATACTCAACCTCTTCCTCCTCTGATG AGTTTACCTAACTCACCGGTGGCTTCAATGTATGCTGCTAATGGAATGTACAACAGCAATGCCTATGGTGGCTTTTGGTATGGATCCCAGTTTTATGGGCCAGGAATGTATGGTGGGTGGAATAATCTGTCGGATGGAAAATACAAGCCCCGAGGGAGGACAGCGTATGGATCGTATGGATTTCCCAATGAAAACTTGGATGGTTTGAATGAGTTGAAGAGAGGACCACGGAGTGGACTCTATAATAACCAACAGGGCTTTGGACCTGCTGCTGTGACAGCTGTCAAAGCACAGGATGTTTCTGCTACTGATGGCTCTAATGCAGTTGTGCAGGATCAGTACAACGGGTCTGACTTAGCTGAcacttatgaaaatgccaaattcTTTATTATTAAGTCGTACAGCGAGGATGATGTTCACAAGAGCATCAAGTACAATGTTTGGGCTAGCACACCTAATGGAAATAAAAAGCTTGACAGTGCTTATCTGGAAGCTAAATCTGTCAATTCTCCTGTATTCCTTCTCTTCTCT GTTAACACCAGTGGGCAGTTTGTTGGTCTCGCTGAGATGGTTGGCCAGGTTGATTTTGACAAGACGGTGGAACACTGGCAGCAAGACAAGTGGACTGGTTGCTTCCCTGTCAAGTGGCACATTGTCAAGGATATTCCCAACAACTTGTTAAAGCATATCATTCTCGAGTATAATGAAAACAAACCAGTGACAAACAGCAGAGATACACAGGAG GTCAAGCTCGAGCAAGGCCTTCAGGTGTTGAAGATTTTCAAGGATCATGTCTCCAAAACATCCATCCTGGATGACTTCAGCTTTTATGATAACCGTGAGAAGATAATGCAAGAGAGGAAATCACAGCGGCAGCAACAACTGAAGAAG ATCACGAGTCCGAAGCTGCTGCCTACTGTTGACAACACTGAAAATGATTCCGGCAATGCGCAGGAATCGCAGAAGCCTGAAGTTACCGGAGAGAACAAATCTgtggtggaagacaatgtggaggCGGCTGCCGTGAGTGGCGTTGCCCCGAAAGATGCTAACCCCACAGCCGCAAGCTTGGCTGTCGCGAATGGCTGCTGA